The DNA sequence GTCGCGCCGTTTCGTTCAAGCCGATCTGCGGCTCGCGCCGGGGAACTCCGGCGGCCCGCTCACCGACGTGCACGGCCGCGTCGTCGGGATCAATAGCATGGTCGTCGCTGGCGGGCTCGCGCTCGCCGTTCCGGCCGACGACGTGCAGCGCTTCGCCGGCGCGCGCGGCGAGCCGGCGCTGCTCGGCCTTCAGCTTGCGCCGGTGCGCCTGCGGAGCGGGCGCGATGCGTTGCTCATCATCGGGGTCGAGCCGAACGGGCGCGGACATCGCGCCGGACTGATCGTCGGCGACATCGTGCTCGCGAGCGATGCGGACCGGCTGCGCTACGCGAGCGCGCTGGAGATTCTCCGTGGCGGCCGGTCGATGACGGTTCAGACTCCGCGCGATCCGGAGAGCGCGCGCGCTGCCTGAGCGCGTGCGCGTCGCGCTCGACGCCGGCTCGAGCTCGCTCGAGCGGCTCGCGCGCACCCTCGGCGACGGCGTCGAGCTCGTTCCGCGCGACGCCGCCGAGTTGATCGTGCGCGACGCGCCGGCGGCCGGCGACGTCTTCGCGGCGATCGCCGAGGGCTTCGCCGTGCCGACGGTCGTGCTGGTCGACGATCCGCACGGCGACGCCGCGCTCGCCGCGCTGCGCGCCGGGGCGGCGGCCGTTCTCGCGCGGCAGAGCGACGCGCACGAGCTGCTCGCGGCGCTTGCCGCGGCGCGCGCCGGACTGGTCGTCATCGACCCCGCGGTGCGCGATGCGCTCGGCCCGGCGGCGGTCGCCGTGCGCGTCGCCGCGCCGGTCGAGCCGCTCACCGAGCGCGAGCGCCAAGTGCTGGCGATGCTGGCCGACGGCCGTTCGAACCGCCGCATCGCCGAACGGCTGGCGATCAGCGAGAACACGGTGAAGGCGCACGTCGCGGCGATCTTCGCGAAGCTCGGCGCGACCACACGAACCGAAGCGGTGACGCTCGGCGTGCGCTCCGGCCTGCTGATGCTTTAGCGGTTCACCTGGTGAACGGGCGCACTACGCGCCCTTCCACAGGCCTTGCGACGGGATGCGCAACGCGCGGTTGAACTTGCTCGACGCGTTCTCCCAGGCGATGATCTCGGTCAGCTCGACGATCGCGTCGTCGTCGAAGAGCGCGCGCACCTGGGCGAACAGCGCGTCGTCGACGTCCCGGTCAGAAAGCGTGATCGCCTCGGCGTAGCGCAGCGCGACGCGCTCGCGCCGGTCGAAGAGTTCGCTCTGCTCGTACGTCTCGAGCGCGCGCAGCTTCTCGTCCGGGATTCCCAGGCCGCTGCCGACCGCAGCGTTGACGTCGGCTCAAAACTCGCAGCGGTTCAGCTGCGCGACGCGGCGGTTGAGCAGCGCTTGCAGCGCCGGCTCGATCAGCCCCGAGCCTTCGATCCCGGCCCACATCCCGCGGACGGCGCGAAAGATCGTCGGACGCCGCGCGTAGACCAAATGGTTGAGCAGCGGTGCGCCCCAGTAGTTCGCCTGGCCCGCGAGGACGCGTTGCGCGTACGGATCGGCGGCGCGCGGGTCGGCAGCCGGAATTCTTGCCATCATGGGGCACTGCGGCGGCGAAGGCGAAGAGGCCTCCGATGCTCCCCGACGCGCTCTCGGTCGACCGTCTCGCCGTCCCGGTCATCGGCGCCCCGATGTTCATCATCTCGCAGCCGGAGCTGGTGATCGCGCAGTGCAAGGCCGGCGTGATCGGCGGGTTTCCCTCGCTCAACGCGCGGCCGGAGCCCGTGCTCGGCGAGTGGCTCGAGCGCATCGAGCGCGAGCTCGCCGAGCACGACGCGGTGCATCCGGAGCGCCCGTCGGCGCCGTTTGCGGTGAACCTCATCGTCCACAAGTCGAACGCGCGGCTGATGCACGATCTCGAGCTGTGCGTGAAGCACAAGGTGAAGATCGTCATCACCTCGCTCGGCGCGCGGCCGGAGGTGAACGAGGCGATCCACTCCTACGGCGGGGTCGTGCTGCACGACGTGATCAACGTCGCGTTCGCGCGCAAGGCGGTCGAGAAGGGCGCCGACGGCTTGATCGCGGTCGCCGCAGGTGCCGGCGGACACGCGGGAACCTGGTCGCCGTTCGCGCTGGTGCAAGAGATCCGCGACTGGTTCAACGGCCCGCTCGCGCTGTCCGGCGCGATCGCGAACGGGCGTTCCGTGCTGGCGGCGCGCGCGATGGGCGCGGACTTCGCCTACGTCGGCTCCGCGTTCATCGCGACGCAAGAAGCGCACGCGAGCGAAGAGTACAAGGCGACGATCGTCGCGTCCGGCGCGCACGACATCGTCTACACCAACCTCTTCACCGGCGTGCACGGCAACTATCTGCGCGCGTCGATCGAGCGCGCCGGGCTCGATCCCGAGAACCTGCCCGAAAGCGACCCCTCGAAGATGAACTTCGCCTCGGAAAAAACCAAGGCGTGGCGCGACATCTGGGGCTCGGGCCAAGGGATCGGCGCCGTCTCGCACGTCCCGACGGCTGCGGAACTGGTCGCGCGCCTCGCGCGTGAATATCGCCAAGCGCTCGACGAGCTCGCGATCAGCGAGCACGGCGCTGCGTCTTCGCGACGGTGATCGGCAGCGTTTCGGCACCGGGACAGGCTTGACGCGCGTCACGACCAAAGTTATAAGCGAAAAATATGGCTCTCTTCGCGTTCTTGCTGTCGGTGGTGACCGCCGCTGCCGTGGTGCCGAGTACCGCCGTCGACGCGCTGGTGGCGCGGCACGTCGAGGCGTTGGGCGGTGCGGCGCGGTTGCGCGCGATTACGGCGCGGGTTGAACGCGGGCGCTATCGCGAAGGCGCTCTCGACATCTCGACCTATGCCGCATACCGGCGTCCGTTCTTTCGCGTGATCGGCGACCCGGCGAAAGCCTTGACGACGATCCACGAAGGATACGACGGCAGCGCTTGGGAGTACTATCCCGATCCTGGGATCGTGGTGCGTACCGTCGGCGCGGCGGCCGCCGCCGCGAGGCACGCCGCGGCGTTCGACGACCCGCTGGTGGACTACCGCACGCATGGAACGGCGCTCGCCGACGGCGGTGATGCGACGATCGACGGACACGCTGCTCGCGTGCTCCACGTAACGCTCGCCGACGGATTCGCCGAGGACGTCTACCTGGACCGCGCGAGCGCGCTGATCGTCGCGATCGAGCGCACCGTTCCGATGCACGCGTTCGGCCGGCGTTACCGAACGCACGATGAGATCTCCGACTACCGCCCCGAGGGCGGCGTGCTCTATCCGCACCGCTTCCGCGAGATCGACACGGCGACCGGGAAAGTGCTCACCGAGAGCACGATCACGACGATGGCGATCAACCCGGATCTGCCGCTTACGCTGTTCTCGCCGCCGGGCTGGGAACGGACTCCGCTGCAGACGATGGTCCAGCGGATCTACGACGAGCGCGACGAAGCGGCGAGCGCGATCGCGACCTACCGCGACTTCACCGGTGCCTATCCGGCCGATCCCAACGAGGTCAACGCGGTCGATTTCGTCGGCTACCAAACGCTGAAGATGGGACACGCCGACACCGCCGTGGCACTGCTGACTCAAAACGTCGCGAAGTTTCCGCATTCCGCTCGCGCGCACTACGGCCTCGGCCGGGCGCTGAACGAGCAGGGGAAGGTCGATCTGGCCCGTGCACAGTTTCGCGCGGCGCTTGCGATCGATCCGGCGTACGAGCGCGCGCGCACCGCTCTCGACCAGTTGCGCTAGGCGGTATCCGCCGCGGGAACCGGTCGCGCGCGGATGATCCCCATCCAGTTCTCGACGGTCATCACGACTTCGCCGTTCTGATTGAGCACCTCGACTTCGAAGGTGATCGTGCCGCGGTCGGGTTTGCTGCGCGAACGCTGCGCGCCGGTGATCCGCGCGCGCACGCGCAGCACGTCGCCGGGGCGCACCGGCAGCTTCCAGCGGATCGGCCCGAGGCCGGGAGATCCCAGGCTCGTCTCGCCGTCGATGAAGTGCTCGACGATCACGCGCATCATCATCGCGGACGTATGCCAGCCGCTCGCGATCAGGCCGCCGTAGGGCCAGCGTTTGGCGATCTCCGCATCGGTGTGGAACGGCTGCGGGTCGTAGCGTTTCGCGAACGCGACGATCTCGTCCGCATCGACGTGAATCGCGCCGAGCTCGGCGCTGCTTCCGACCTCGTAGTCCTCGAAGTAGCGGGGCATGCAAGCGTGCGTTATCGGCCAATGCCGCGGCGGCCTTTAGCCCCGGGAACCGAAACCGGCCCGCGCGGGCCGGGTATTTGAACGAAGACATGGGCCAGGTAATCGAGCAGGCGGTCGGGAAGACAACGACCCGTCGCGGTTCTCCGGCGACGGGGGCGGCGACGATCGACAATCGACAGACGTCGACGAGGAGACAGGTTGGCTCTTAACGCCGAGTCCTTCGTGCCGAACTGGGAGCTCACGCAGCTCTTAGACATCTTCCCCCTCCCGATCCGCCAAGCGCTCGTCCGTCTTCCTCACGTCGACCGCGTCATCGAAGTGGTGCTCGACCTGGGCCGTCCGCCCGAGGCGCGCTTCGAGGACGATTTCGTGTTCCTGGGCGACACGGCGGTCACGTCGGAAGACATCGCGCACGTCACCTCGCGGCTCTCGCCTTTCGGCGGCGACAACCGCGCGGGCATCGAACAAACGCTCCACCGCATCAGCGCGATCCGGAACCGTACCGGCCGGATCGTCGGGCTCACGTGCCGCGTCGGACGCGCGGTGTACGGTACGATCGACATCGTGCTCGACGTGGTCCGCAGCGGAAAATCGATTTGCTTGCTGGGCCGTCCCGGCGTCGGCAAGACGACGATGTTGCGCGAGTGCGCGCGCGTCCTCGCGGAAGACCGCAAGCGCGTCGTCATCGTCGACACCTCGAACGAGATCGCCGGCGACGGCGACGTGCCGCACGCCGGCATCGGCCACTCGCGCCGCATGCCGGTCCCTGACCCGCACCTGCAGCACAACGTGATGATCGAAGCGGTCGAGAACCACATGCCGCAGGTGATCGTGATCGACGAGATCGGCACCGAGGCGGAAGCGTTCGCCGCGCGCACGATCGCCGAGCGCGGCGTGCAGCTGATCGGCACCGCGCACGGCCAGACGCTCGAGAACCTGCTGATGAACCCGACGCTTTCGGACCTGCTCGGCGGCATCACCGCGGTCACGCTCTCCGACGAGGAAGCGCGCCGCCGCGGCACGCGCAAGACCGTGCTCGAGCGCAAGCAGCCGCCGACGTTCGACGTCGTCGTCGAGATCCAGGACCGCGACCGGCTGGCGATCCACCAGAACGTCGGCGAGCTCGTCGACGCGCTGCTGCGCGGCTACCAGCCGCAGCCGGAGGTTCGCCAGCGCACCGCGGGCGGCACGATCGACATCGTGCAGCACGCCAACCCCGAAGCGATCCCGGAGAAGGTTCGCGCGCTGCCGCAGCAGCCGCGCGACGACGAGCTGGCGCTCTTCGGCGCGGCCGGCGAATCGGTGCCGGACGACGCCAAGCCGCTGATGATCTTCCCGTACGGCGTCTCGCGCAACAAGATCGAGCGCGCGGTCCACAACCTGCGCGTGCACGCGTCGATCGCGCGCAAGTGGGACGACGCCGACGTCGTGCTGACGCTGAAGACGCTGGAGCGCAAGGAATCCGACCGGCTCAAGCAGATCGCGGCGGAGAACGTGCCGATCTACTCGATCAAGACGAACACCACCACGCAGATCCAGACCGCGCTCAAGGACGTCTTCAACCTGCCCTCGCTCGACGTCGAGGAGATCGCGATGCGCGAGGCCGAGGAGGCGGTCTATCAAGTCCTGCTCGACAGCCGGGCGATCGAGCTGACGCCGCAGACGTCGTACATCCGCCGGATGCAGCACCAGCTGGCGGAGCGCTACCGCCTGCAGTCCCGCTCGACCGGACTCGAGCCGAACCGGCGCGTGCGAATCTTCAAGGGGCCGGAGCTGTAGGATTGTGGCGGGTCGCGGGGGCGACGCATCACCGTGACGGGCACGCAAGCCCGCGCGTCCTACGCGGGCTTGCTCTGTCTTCACATCGCTTCCGCGCATCCTGCGCACGCTCGTTCACACGGCCCGACACGGTGATGCGTCGCCCCCGCTACTTGGCACGATTCCGCGATGGCTCGGACGCCGCTTTCGCGAAGAGCGCTTTGTGCTCGTCACCTTCGAAGGGATCGAAGCCGCCGGGAAGTCGACGCTGATCGCGGCGTTGGCTGCGAAGCTCAAAGCCGGCGGCGAGGCGGTCCTGGTAACCAAAGAGCCGGGGGGCACGCCCCTCGGCGATTCCCTCCGCGCGGTCTTTCTCGAGCCGGCGACGGCAGTCGACCCCGTCGCAGAAGTGATGCTGCTCAACGCCTCGCGAGCTCAGCTCGTCGCGGACGTGATCGCGCCGGCGCTCCAGGAGCGAAAGGTCGTGCTCTGCGACCGGTTCTTCGATGCGACCGTCGCGTACCAGTGCTACGGGCGCGGGCTCGACGTGGAAGCCGTGCTCGACGTGTGCCTGTTCGCAACGCGCCGGATCACGCCGGAGCTGACCTTTCTGATCGACGTTCCGGTGGAGGTCTCTCGCGCGCGCGTGCGGGCGCGCGGCGGTGCGGACCGTCTGGAGCGCGAAGATGCCGTCTTTCACACACGCGTGCGCGAAGGCTACCAAGCGCTGGCGAAGCTCTTCGCGAACCGCTTCGTGATCCTCGACGGCACGCAGCCACCCGACGTCATCGCGGCCGCGGCGTTCGACGTGCTCGAGCGCTTTCGGAACGCCCGGTTGCCGTGACGGAGCTCTCCTCGTGATCGACGGAACGTTCGACGTGCTGGGCGCCGCCGGGCCGCGCACCTTCTTCGAGCACCTGACCGCGGCGACGCTCTCGCACGGCTACCTCTTCACCGGCCCGCCGGGCGTCGGCAAGAAAGCGTTCGCGCGCGCGCTCGCGCGCTCGCTGCTGTGCGTCACGCCGAAGCGCACGCTGCTCGGCTGGTGCGGTCATTGCAGCGGCTGCGCGCAGTTAGAGGCGGGGACGCATCCGGACTTCTACTATGCGGAAGGCCAGCTCAAGATCGGGGACCGCGACGGCGGCGGCTTTCACGAAGGCGACGAGGCCACCGCGCGTGACTTGGTGCGCCAGCTCTCGCTGCACTCGTACGCCGGCGGCAAGCGCGTCTTCATCCTCGGCGACGCCGACTTCACCCGCGAGGCGGCGAACGCGCTGCTGAAATTCTTCGAAGAGCCGCCCGCGGGCGTGCTGCTGGTCGTCACCACGAGCGCGGCCGGACGGATTTTATCGACGATCTGCTCGCGGCTGGTTGAGGTGACCTTTCCGCTGCTCTGCGACGAGGAGATCGTGCAGGTGCTGGCGCGCCGAGGCCACACCGGCGACGAGGCCCGGCGCGCGGCGGAGCTGGCGAACGGGAGCGCGTCGCGTGCCCTCGCGCTGCTCGACGAGGGCGAAGGCGCGA is a window from the Candidatus Eremiobacterota bacterium genome containing:
- a CDS encoding MaoC family dehydratase, producing the protein MPRYFEDYEVGSSAELGAIHVDADEIVAFAKRYDPQPFHTDAEIAKRWPYGGLIASGWHTSAMMMRVIVEHFIDGETSLGSPGLGPIRWKLPVRPGDVLRVRARITGAQRSRSKPDRGTITFEVEVLNQNGEVVMTVENWMGIIRARPVPAADTA
- a CDS encoding tetratricopeptide repeat protein; translated protein: MALFAFLLSVVTAAAVVPSTAVDALVARHVEALGGAARLRAITARVERGRYREGALDISTYAAYRRPFFRVIGDPAKALTTIHEGYDGSAWEYYPDPGIVVRTVGAAAAAARHAAAFDDPLVDYRTHGTALADGGDATIDGHAARVLHVTLADGFAEDVYLDRASALIVAIERTVPMHAFGRRYRTHDEISDYRPEGGVLYPHRFREIDTATGKVLTESTITTMAINPDLPLTLFSPPGWERTPLQTMVQRIYDERDEAASAIATYRDFTGAYPADPNEVNAVDFVGYQTLKMGHADTAVALLTQNVAKFPHSARAHYGLGRALNEQGKVDLARAQFRAALAIDPAYERARTALDQLR
- a CDS encoding response regulator transcription factor, which encodes MRVALDAGSSSLERLARTLGDGVELVPRDAAELIVRDAPAAGDVFAAIAEGFAVPTVVLVDDPHGDAALAALRAGAAAVLARQSDAHELLAALAAARAGLVVIDPAVRDALGPAAVAVRVAAPVEPLTERERQVLAMLADGRSNRRIAERLAISENTVKAHVAAIFAKLGATTRTEAVTLGVRSGLLML
- a CDS encoding nitronate monooxygenase is translated as MLPDALSVDRLAVPVIGAPMFIISQPELVIAQCKAGVIGGFPSLNARPEPVLGEWLERIERELAEHDAVHPERPSAPFAVNLIVHKSNARLMHDLELCVKHKVKIVITSLGARPEVNEAIHSYGGVVLHDVINVAFARKAVEKGADGLIAVAAGAGGHAGTWSPFALVQEIRDWFNGPLALSGAIANGRSVLAARAMGADFAYVGSAFIATQEAHASEEYKATIVASGAHDIVYTNLFTGVHGNYLRASIERAGLDPENLPESDPSKMNFASEKTKAWRDIWGSGQGIGAVSHVPTAAELVARLAREYRQALDELAISEHGAASSRR
- a CDS encoding trypsin-like peptidase domain-containing protein produces the protein MAVYTAGDAIERALEALAEELRASTVAVKAGRGGAGSGVIWASDGAIVTNAHVASGPHAEVVLSDGRRFPARVERRDPRRDLALLRIEATGLPAAAVRDPCDLRAGEVLVAVGHPLGIPNALTMGIAHAAVTGTSRRFVQADLRLAPGNSGGPLTDVHGRVVGINSMVVAGGLALAVPADDVQRFAGARGEPALLGLQLAPVRLRSGRDALLIIGVEPNGRGHRAGLIVGDIVLASDADRLRYASALEILRGGRSMTVQTPRDPESARAA
- the tmk gene encoding dTMP kinase, which gives rise to MLVTFEGIEAAGKSTLIAALAAKLKAGGEAVLVTKEPGGTPLGDSLRAVFLEPATAVDPVAEVMLLNASRAQLVADVIAPALQERKVVLCDRFFDATVAYQCYGRGLDVEAVLDVCLFATRRITPELTFLIDVPVEVSRARVRARGGADRLEREDAVFHTRVREGYQALAKLFANRFVILDGTQPPDVIAAAAFDVLERFRNARLP